AAGACGGCTTGCCTCCGCAAGCCGGCCTCTGCATTGAAGGCCACCTCCGTCTCGGCTGCGTATCCGCTATGAGGCCGGGGCGTGAAGTTCGTTACCGGATGTGGAACGTGCTGCAAACCTTGGCGCTAAGTTCTTGCCGGCGCAGGCGGCGGCGCACCCGTCTGCAAGTAGGTGCAGTTCCCGTGGCCGCTTCGCCGAGAATGGCGCCGCCACGCGGCCGATTCCGGCCCCCGCCGTCACGCCTTCCATGCACCGCCTGCACCTCTTCGCCAGCCGCAGTTGCCTTGCCGCAACGCTGACGGCCATCGCCTGTGCGCAGCCGGCGCTGGCCGGCGCCGTGAGCTTCGACGAGGTGAGGCGCGAGTTCCGCTCTTCCGATACCGCGGTGCTCGACCGCAACGGCGAGCTGCTGCAGCGCGTGCGCACCGATGCCAGCGTGCGGCGCGGCCAGTGGATGGCGCTGGCCGATGTCTCTCCCGCGCTGCGCATGGCCATGGTGCTGAGCGAGGACCGGCGCTTCTACGAGCACAGCGGCATCGACTGGCGCGCAGTGTCGTCCGCCGCCTGGGGCAACCTGTGGAACACCCGCACCCGCGGCGCATCGACCATCACGATGCAGCTGTCGGGCCTGCTCGACGAAGACCTGCGCCGCGCCAACAGCGGGCGCAGCTTCACGCAGAAGATCGGCCAGACCATGGCGGCCACGCAGCTGGAGCGCAGCTGGCGCAAGGACCAGATCCTGGAGGCCTACCTCAACACCGTGCCCTTCCGCGGCGAGATCGTGGGCATCGACGCGCTCTCGCGCACGCTGTTCGGCAAGGCGCCCAGCGGCCTCGACGCGCGCGAGGCCAGCGTGGCCGCGGCGCTGGTGCGCGCGCCCAACGCCAAGCCCGCGCTGGTGGCGCAGCGCGCCTGCGAAGTGATGCGCGCGATGGAGCCGGGGCGAAAGATCGATTGCGATGCGCCCGACATGTTCACGAGCGCCGCAGTGCAGCGGCGGGCATTCGACGCGAACGAAGGCATTGCGCCGCATGCGGCGCGGCGTGTATTGAGAGAGTTGCGCGAGGCCGGCGAAGCAGCAGCGGCAGCCGCGCCCTCCGCGCCGTCGTCCCGCCAGCCAGCCGGCAGGGAGGCCGCCGTTCGGACCACGCTGCACGCGCCGCTGCAGCGCTTCGCGCTGGCCGCGCTGCAGCGCCACCTGAAGGAGCTGCGCGGCCGCCACGTGGAAGACGGCGCGCTGGTGGTGCTCGACAACGCGAGCGGCGAGGTGCTCGCCTGGGTCGGCTCGTCGGGCCCGCTGAGCCAGGCGGCCGAGGTCGATGCGGTCACCGCGCTGCGCCAGCCCGGCTCCACGCTCAAACCGCTGCTCTATGCGCAGGCCATTGCCGAGCGGCGGCTCACGGCGGCCTCGCTGATCGACGATTCGTCGGCGCAGATCAGCACCGCGAGCGGGCTCTACATTCCGCAGAACTACGACCACCAGTTCAAGGGGCCGGTGTCGGCGCGCACCGCGCTGGCCGCCTCGCTCAACGTGCCGGCCGTGCGCACGCTGGTGATGGTGTCGCCCGAATCCTTCGCGCGCCAGCTGCGCGCGGCCGGCCTGCCGCTGCGCGAGAGCGGCGACTACTACGGCTACAGCCTTGCGCTCGGCAGCGCCGAGGTGTCGCTGCTGTCGCTCGCCAATGCCTATCGCACGCTGGCCAACGGCGGGCGCTACGGGCAGCCCACGCTGACTGCGCGGGCTCCGGCGCCGGCTGCTGCAGCGAAGGCCAGGGCCGGCGACAACAGCGCCGCGCCCGTCATCGATCCGCGTGCGGCGTACATCGTCGGCGACATCCTGTCCGACGCGAACGCGCGCACGCGCACCTTCGGGCTCGACAGCATTCTTTCCACGCGCTTCTGGACCGCGGTGAAGACCGGCACCAGCAAGGACATGCGCGACAACTGGGCCGTGGGCTGGTCGCAGCGCTACACCGTCGGCGTGTGGGTCGGCAACGCGAGCGGGGCCTCGATGTGGGACGTGAGCGGCACCAGCGGCGCGGCCCCGGTGTGGGCCGAGGTGATGCGTTTCCTGCACGCGCGCGAACCCAGCCGCGCGCCCAGGCCGCCGGCCGGCCTGGTCGAAGCGCACGTGACATTCGGTCCTGGCCTCGATGGCAATCCGCTCGAGGCGGCGCGCAGCGAATGGTTCCTGCAGGGCACGGAGCAGCCGCTCTTCGCGCTCGATAACGCCGGCACCGGCACGCCGGCAAGCGCGGCGGCGGCGCGCATCACCGCGCCGGCCGACGGCACCATCATCGCGCTGGACCCCGACATTCCGCCGCTGCACCAGCGCGTGCGCTTCGAGTCCGAAGGCCGCGGCGTGCAATGGCGCATCGACGGCAAGCACTTTGCGCGCGGCAACAGCGCGCAATGGCTGCCCTGGCCGGGGCGCCATGTGATCGAACTCGTCGATGCCACGGGCAAGGTGGTCGACCAGCGCAAGCTCGAAGTGCGCGGCGCGGGCGTGCTCGCGAAAAGCGCGCGCCGATGAGAGCGGCTGCCGGCGGCTGCGGCCGCCCATAGCGCCTCAATCCCCTGCTTTCGACTGCGGCATTGAAGTCGAGCGAGAATTCATCCAATGATTCAATGAATTAGGTCTTTCTTATTCATATGCTCCTCCAAGCCCCCCGAACCTCCCTGGCCGACAGTGCCGCCAACAGCATCCGTGCCGAAATCGCAGCGGGCCGCTGGGCCGTCGGGTCGCGCATTCCGATCGAGCCCCAGCTCGCACAGCTGCTCGGCGTGAGCCGAGGCACGGTGCGCGAAGCCGTGAAGACGCTGGTCTCGCGCGGCCTGCTCGAAGTGCGGCAAGGTTCGGGCACCTATGTGCGCTCGGGCTTCGACCCTTCGGCCAGCCTGCAGAAGATGCGGCGCGCGAGCCTACGCGACCAGTTCGAGGTGCGCCGCGCGCTCGAGGTCGAGGCCGCGCGGCTGGCCGCCGTGCGCCACACCGCCAAGGACCTGCGCAACCTGAAAACCCTGCTCGAGAAACGCGGCGTGCCCGACGCAAGTGACGGCGGCGCGGGCTTCATCGAACGCGACCTGGGCCTTTCACCTGGCCATCGTCGACATCTCGGGCAACCTGGCGCTGGCCGAAACCTGCCGCTTCATCGCGGGCTACATCAAGGAAACCATCGCAAGCACGATGGGCACCAGCCTGCCGGAACCCGACACGGCCGCGCACACCGCCATCGTCGAGGCCATTGCAAGCCGCGACCCTGACCGCGCCGCCGAGGCGGTGCGTGCCTTCATGGCGCCCATGATCGACGCGCTGGTGCAAGACGCAGCAGAGCCCGCGCGATGAGCCCCCGCCCGGCCGCTCCGAAGGGGGCTCGCACCGCAGTGCGAAGCACGGAGGTTGCTTTATGAGCGCGGTGGCATTCCGGGCGGCCCGCGCCGCCGACGAACTGCTGATCGACGCCGAGGCCGACAGCACGCCCGCGCCGCGCCCCACGCCCGCGGGCAGCCTGGGCCGCCGCATCCTGCTGGGCGCGAGCGTGGTGCTGATCGCCTTCAACCTGCGCCCGGTGTTCGCCAGCCTGTCGGTGGTGCTGCCGGAGATCATCGCGGCCACCGGGCTCTCGGCCACCGCCGCGAGCCTGCTGACCACGCTGCCCATCGTCTGCCTGGGCGTGTTCGCGCCGCTGGCACCGGGCCTGGGCCGGCGCTTCGGCACCGAGCGCACGCTGCTCGCCTGCATGGTGCTCATCCTGCTGGGGACGCTGCTGCGCGGCGCCGGCAACATCCCTCTGCTGTTCGTGGCCTCGGCCATCGCGGGCAGCGGCATCGCAGTGTCGAACGTGCTGCTCTCGGGCCTCGTGAAGCGCGACTTCGCCGGGCAGGCGGCGCTGATGATGGGCCTCTACACCATGGCGGTGTGCGGCGGCGCGGCCAGCGCGGCGGGCCTCACGGTGCCGCTCGAGCATGCGCTGGGCGGCGGCTGGACCTATGCGCTCGCGATGTGGGCGGTGCCTGCGCTGCTGGTCACGCTGATCTGGGCGCCGCAGGCCCTGCCGCTGAAGCCGGTGGCCAGCGAATCGGGCTTTACCGTGCGCGGGCTGTGGCGCGACCGGCTGGCCTGGCAGGTCACTTTCTTCATGGGCCTGCAATCGGCGCTGGCCTACACCGTGATGGGCTGGCTCGCGCCCATCCTGCGCGAACGCGGGCTCGGCGGCGAGACGGCCGGCTACGTCGTGTCGCTGGCGGTCATGACGCAGGTGGTGACCTGCCTCGTCGTTCCCGCGGTGGCGGTGAGGCTGCGCAATCAGCGCGGGCTGGCGGTGGTACTGGCCGTCGTCACCGTGGCCGCCATGCTGGCGATGCTGTTCGCGCCGCTCGGCGGCGTGTGGCTGTGGGCCGTGCTGCTGGGCATTGCGCAGGGCGGCACCTTTGCGCTCGCGCTCACGTTCATGGTCCTGCGCTCGCCCGATTCGCACGTGGCGGCGCACCTCTCCGGCATGGCGCAGGGCGTGGGCTACGTGGTGGCCGCCTGCGGGCCGCTGGTTGCGGGCCTGCTGCACGGCTGGACCGGCAGCTTCCGCGCGTCGTCATGGCTCTTCATCGGTCTGGGCATTGCGCTGGTGATGGCGGGCCTTGGCGCGGGGCGCACCATGCACGTGGGCGCGGTGACGGTCCCCCGGCGCTGAGGGGGCGCACCTCGCTTCGCGGCTGCTACTGCAGATAGCTCTCGGCCAGCAGCGCCCAGTAGGCCGCGCCGATCGGCAGGTTGCTGTCGTTGAAGTCGTAGCCCGGGTTGTGCACCATGCAGCCGCCGTGCTCGCCGGGCGCGCCGTTGCCGATGAACAGGTAGCAGCCGGGCTTCTTCTCGAGCATGAACGCGAAGTCTTCGCTGCCGGTCACGGCCGGGCCTTGCGGCTCGACGTGCGCGGCGCCCACCAGTTCTCGGCCGATGCGGCGCGCGAACTCGGTTTCCTCGGGCGTGTTCACCAGCACGGCGTAGCCCTTGCGGTAGTCGATGTGTGCCTTCACGCCAAAGCTCTCGGCCTGCGCCGTGACGATGGCCTTCAGGCGTTTTTCGAGCAGCTCGCGCACCTCGCGGTCGAGCGAGCGCACACTGATCTCCAGCACCGCCGTCTCGGGAATCACGTTGTTGGCCTTGCCCGAATGGATGGCGCCCACGGTGACGATCGACATCTCCTGCGGATCGGCGTTGCGCGAGACGATGGTCTGCAGCGCCATCACGATGCTCGAAGCAGCGACGATCGGGTCGGCCGTGCGGTGCGGCATGGCGCCGTGGCCGCCCACGCCGGTGAGCGTGACGGTGGCGTAGTCCGACGAGGCCATGGCCGCGCCTTCGCGGAACACCAGATCACCCTGGCGGCGGCCCGGCGAGTTGTGCATGGCGTAGACCGCATCGCACGGGTATTTTTCGAACAGGCCGTCTTCCATCATCTTCACGGCGCCGCCCATGCCCTCTTCGGCCGGCTGGAAGATGAGGTTCAGCGTGCCCGAGAACTCGCCGTGCTGCGCCAGGTACTTGGCGGCGCCGAGCAGCATCGCGGTGTGGCCGTCGTGGCCGCAGGCGTGCATGATCCCGGGCCGGCCGCTGCGGTAGGCAAGGCCTGTTTTCTCCTCGATGGGCAGCGCGTCCATGTCGGCGCGGATGCCGATGGCGCGCGTTCCGCTGCCGCGCCTGAGGCGCCCCACGAGGCCGGTCACGCCCAAGCGGCGCTCCACCTCGTAGCCCCAGGCGGCCAGGCGCTCGGCCACCAGGTCGCTGGTGCCGAATTCCTCGAAGCCGAGCTCCGGGTTCTGGTGGATCTGCTGGCGCACCGTGACGAATTCGGCGGCGTGCCTTCTCATGTACTCGAGGTAGTGCTGGGCGCTTTGCGGCATCGGGGTCTCGTGCTCCGGATGGATGGATGAATGAGGATGAGGAGGAATCGGTTCGCTCAGGGCTGCAGCGCCATGGTGGCAGGCAGCCGGGTCCATGGCAGGTCGGCCGGGTCGGCAGCCATCGGTCCCGGCGCCTTGGCCACCAGGATGTGGCTCGCAATGGGCGCGAAGTCGGCGCGAAAGTGCACCGAACTCTTGTTGACCAGCAGCTTCATCGCCTCGGGCTCGATGCCCAGGTAGCGGAAGAACTCGCGGTCGAGCATCTGGCTCTTGCCGCTGGCCACGGCAATGCGCACGCCGTCGATCTCCAGGCAGGCGCTCGGGCCGAGCGACACCACGCCGCCGCGCGACATCGGCCCCTTGCCGCGCACCTGTCCGTCGCTGAGCGCGCGCACGGTGAAGAGTCCTTCCACGGGCGCATCGCTGGTCCGCCCGCCCCATGTCGGCACCGAGGTGCCGAGCGCGATGCGGATCTGCGCGCCCACGCCGGCCTCGTGCGCCGCCGCGGCCGCGTCGGGATCGAACATCAGCCCCAGCGCGACCTGCCCCGGGTAGCGCTTGCCCGCGCCTTCGGCCAGCAGCGCATGCAGCATGCCGGTGGTGTTGCTGTCGGCGCCCGCGCCGGGGTTGTCCTGCGTGTCCGCGATGACCACCGGCTTGCTCGCGTCCGCTGCCAGCGCCATGGCCCGCGCGACCGCCGCGCGCGGCTCCAGCACGTCGAGCCGCCATTGCGAGCGCGGCTGGTCGATGCGCTCGTACAGCATGGCCACGGCCGCGCCGGCATCGTCGCCATAGCCCCACACCACCGGGCCGCACTCGGCGATGTCGGCGGCCGGAAAGCCGGTGGCAAAGCTCAGCACCGCATCGTGCTTTGCGTCGAGTTCCTTCAGCAGCCGGTACACGGATGCGGCCGGCTCGATCATGGTCGACTGCACGTTGAGCGGCAGCAAGAAGCCGAGCCGCCGCGCATGCAGCGGTTCGCGCGAGCCGCGTGCGACGCGGCGCTCCAGCAGCCTGGCGGCGAGCCGGCCCGTGTCGGCCATGTCGATGTGCGGATAGGTGCGGTAGGTGGCCAGCGCATCGGCCTCGGCCAGCATGCGGCCCGTGATGTTGCCGTGCAGGTCCAGGCTCGCGACGATCGGCACGCCGGGCCCGACGAGCATGCGGATGCGCGCGATCAGCTCGCCCTCGGGGTCTTCGAGATGCTCGGTCACCGCCGCGCCGTGCAGGTCGAGATAGACCGCGTCGATGCCGCCGTCCGCCAGTGCGGCGGCCAGGTCTTCGGTGATGGCGGCCGAGATGCGCTCGAAGGCATCCTCCGTCACATGGGCCGAGGGCGTGGCGCCGGCCCAGGCCGAGGGCACCAGCGACCAGCCCTTCTCGCGCGCCGCATCGATGAAGCCGCCGACGGGAATGTTCCTGCCTGCATAGGCCTCGACGATCGCGGCGCCGCGCCGGTACGGCGGGAAGGTCGAACCTGCATTGAACGCAGCCCAGTCCGCCTTGCTCGGCGCGAAGGTGTTGGTTTCGTGCTGGAAACCGGCGATGAAGACTTTCATGGAATCCTTTTCTTTTCTCTTGAACGTGGGAACGAAGAGCTTTCAGCTGCGCGCAAAGGCAAAGCCGCGCCCGGGCGCCGCAGCCAGCAGTTTGCGCGTGTAGTCGTGGCGGGGCGCGAAGAACACGTCGCGCACCGAGCCGCGCTCCACGATCTCGCCCTGGCTCATGACCAGCACGCTGTCGCAGATCTGGCTGGCCACGCGCAGGTCGTGCGTGATGAAGAGAATGCCGATCTTCAGCCGCTGCTGGATCTCGTCGAGCAGGCGAAGGATCTGCGCCTGCACCGAAACGTCGAGCGCCGACACGGCCTCGTCGGCAATCAGCACCTTGGGATCGCAGGCCAGCGCGCGCGCAATCGAGATGCGCTGGCGCTGCCCGCCCGAGAACTCGCTGGGATAGCGGCGCAGCGCATCGGGCGACAGGCGCACCAGCCGCATCAGTTCTTCTGCGCGCGCCCAGGCCTGCTCGTGCGGCATGCCGAAGTTCACCGGCCCCTCGACGATCGATGCGCCCACCGTCTGGCGCGGATTCAGCGAGCGGTACGGGTCCTGAAAAATCACCTGCACCGTGCGCCGGAACGGCGACAGCGCGCGGCCCCTGACATGCGCCACCGAGCGGCCATCGGCAAAGATGTCGCCCGAGCTCGGGTCGATCAGCCGCGCGATGCAACGCGCCACCGTCGACTTGCCCGAGCCCGACTCGCCCACGATGCCCACGGTTTCGCCGGGCCTCACTTCGAGCGACACATTGCGCGCCGCATTCACCGTGCGGCGCTTGCCGGGCCAGTTGCCCGTGATGTAGGTCTTGCAGATGTTCACCGCGTTGAGCAGCGGATAGGTGTCGGGCACCGGCGGGCGCCGGGGCGGCGAAAGCTCGGGCACCGCGTCGAGCAGCATCTTGGTGTAGGGCTCGCGCGGCGCCGTGAGCACAGCCATCTTGCCGCCTTTCTCGATCATGGCGCCCAGCTCCAGCACCACCACTTCGTCGGCGATCTCGGCCACCACGCCGAAGTCGTGCGTGATGAAGAGCACCGCAGTGCCGTTCTCGGTCTGCAGCTCGAGGATGAGCCGCAGTATCTCGGCCTGCGTGGTCACGTCGAGCGCGGTGGTCGGCTCGTCGCAGATCAGCAGCACGGGCTTCAGGATGAGCGCCATCGCAATCACGATGCGCTGGCGCTGCCCGCCCGACAGCTGGTGCGGATACGAAGCGTAGATGCGCTCGGGCTCGGGCAGCCGCACGCGCTCCATGATGGCCAGGATCTTTTTGCGACGCTCGGCCGAGCCCATCTGCACATGCTGCGCGAGCATTTCGTCGACCTGCGCGCCGCAGGTCATCACCGGATTGAGCGCGGTCATCGGCTCCTGGAACACCATGGCCATCGACGGCCCGCGCAACTGGCGCAGGCGGGACGAGCTTGCGGCCAGCAGGTTCTCGCCCTGCAGTTCGATGGCACCGCGCACCGGCACGAGGCTCGGAGGCAGCAGCCCCATCACCGCATTGGCGATGACCGACTTGCCCGAGCCCGATTCGCCGAGCAGGCACACGATCTTGCCGGGCGGCACGTCGAAGGAGATCTTGTCGACCGCATGCGGCCGGTCGCCGCCGCGCGGCAGTGCAATGGCCAGGTCGCGCACGGAAAGAACGGGTGCTTGCGTCATGCTCAGCCCCCGCGCTTGTTGAACTTGGGGTCGAGCGTGTCGCGCAGACCGTCGCCGAGGATGTTCACCGCGAGCACCGTGAGCGCCAGGAAGATGCCGGGGAACAGCACGTTGTGCGGGAACTGGTTGAACTGCGCCCTGCCCTCGGCCATGATGTTGCCCCAGGTCGCCATGTCGGCCGGCAGCCCCACGCCGAGGAACGACAGGATGGCCTCCACCAGGATGGCCGAGGCGCACACATAGGTCGCCTGGATGATCAAGGGCGCAATCGCATTCGGCAGGATGTGGCGCACGAGGATCTTCCATGTCGGCGTGTCGAGCGCAATGGCCGCTTCCACATAGGGCTCCTCGCGCACCGTGAGCACCACCGAGCGCACGAGGCGCGCCACGCGCGGGATCTCGGGCACCGCAATGGCCACCACCACCGTGAGCAGCTTGCCGCCGAACAGTGCCACCAGGCTGATCGCGAACAGGATGCCGGGGATCGCCATCACGCCGTCCATCAGCCGCATGATGGCGCTGTCGAGCCGGCGGAAATAGCCGCCCAGGAGGCCGATGAGCATGCCGAACACCACCGCCAGCACGGCCACCGCCACGCCCACGGTCAGCGACACGCGCGCACCGTAGAGCGTGCGGCTCCAGATGTCGCGCCCGAGGCTGTCGGTGCCCATGACGAACAAGTGCTCGAAGGTGTCGCCCGCCAGGCTGTTGAACTCGTCTCGCGTGCCCGGCATGAGGTTGCCGCTGCCGGGGTCGATGGCCGTGGGGTCGATGGTGCCGAGCCACGGCGCCGCCAGCGACATGAGCACCAGCAGCAGCAGCACGCCGCCGCCCGCGCGCACCGACCAGTCGGCCAGGATGCGCTTGAAGAGCGAGCGCCGCCTGGGCGGCGGCAGCGGCTCGGCGATGGCTTCGACAGGAATCATCGGCGTGGCAAGCGAATCGGTCATGGTGTTTTTTTCTCCTTGCGCCTCAATAGCGGATGCGGGGGTCGAACACCAGGTAGCTCAGGTCGATCAGCAGATTGATGAGCACGTAGACGACGGAAAAGAACAGCGTGATGCCCTGGATCAGCGGAAAGTCGCGCGACAGCACCGCGTCGACCGTGAGCTGCCCGAGGCCCGGAATCGCGAACACGGTTTCGGTGACGACCACGCCGCCGATCAGGAGCGCAATGCCGATGCCGATCACCGTGACGATCGGAATCGCCGCATTGGCCAGCGCATGCCGCATCAGCACCCGCTTCTCCGAGATGCCCTTGGCGCGCGCAGTGCGGATGTAGTCTTCGGTCATGGCCTCGGCCACGGCCGCGCGCGTGACGCGGGCAATCAGCGCCACGTAGATGATCGACAGCGTGATGGACGGCAGGATCAGGTGCCTGATCCAGAGCCACGGCCCCTGGCTCAGCCGCGAGTAGCCCTGCACCGGCAGCAGCTGCAGGTGCAGCGCGAAGATCCAGATGAGCACGTAGCCGATCACGAAGGCCGGGATCGAAAAGCCCATGACCGAGAAGCCCATGAGCATGCGGTCGAGCCAGCCGCCATGGCGCCAGGCGGCCACCACGCCCAGCGGCACCGCGATGAGGATGGTGACCACCAGCGTCACGGCCGCGAGCGACACCGTCGGCTCGATGCGCTGCCCGATCAGCTCCACCACCGTCTTCTTCATGAAGTAGGACTCGCCCAGGTTGCCCTGCAGCAACTGCCCGCTCCAGCGCACGAACTGCGTGGGCAGCGATTCGTTCAGCCCCAGCTGGCCGCGCACCTTGGCGATGTTCTCGCTGGTGCCGCTGTCGCCCACGATGGCGGCGGCCGGATCGCCGGGCGCCAGCCGGAGCATGAGGAACACGATCAGCGCGACGATGACGAGCACCGGCACGGTCGACAGGATGCGGCGCGCAAGAAAGATCAGCATGGGGTTTTGCGAGAAACGAATGTGCTCAGCTCTTCTTGATGTTCCAGAACACGTTGACCGGCGAGCGCACCACGCCGCTCACCACACCCTTGCGGTAGGCCGTGAGCGGCTTGTATTCGCCGATGGGCGCGTAGATGCCGGTGTCGTACACGCGTTGCTGGATGGCCGTGGCCAGTTCCTTGCGCCTGGGCTCGTCCGCGCTCGCGAGGAATTCAGACTTCAGCTGCTCGAGCTTGTCGTCGGTGGCCCAGCCGAACCAGCCCTTCTCGCCGTTGCCCGTGAGCGGTGCGTAGAACATCGGGTTCATGTTGTCGGCAATGCCCCAGCCGGTGATGAAGAGGTTCCAGCCGCCCTTGTCGACGGGGTCTTTCTTGGCGCGGCGCGTGACCAGCGTAGGCCAGTCCATCGACTGCATGTCGACGTTGAAGCCCGCCTGCTTCAGCAGTTGCGCCATCACCGGCGGAAACTTGTTGAGCAGCGCGAAGTCCGCCGGATACATCAGCACGACCGGCTTGCCGTCATAGCCCGCTTCCTTGAGCAGCGCCTTGGCTTTCTCGAACTGCGGCTTGCCGGTGAAGTAGCCGGTCTTGTCGCTGGAGAAGGCCGTGCCGCAGGGGTAGACCGAAGCGCAGCTGTTGTAGAGCTCCTTGTGCACCATCTGGGCGCGCATCAGTGCCTCCTGGTTGATGGCCATGATGGCGGCCTGCGCGATCTTCGGGTTGTCGAAGGGCGGAATGATGTGGTTCAGGTGCAGCGCGAACGAGCCCTTCGGGATCGGGTTGTCGACGGTGATGGCGGCGTTGTTCTTGAGCGCTGTGTACTGCTCGGGCGGCAGCCATTCGATCATGTCGACTTCGCCGTTGGCGAGCGCATTGGCCTGTGTCTGCGCGTCCTTCAGGATGATCCATTCCATGCGGTCGACATACACGTTCTTGCCGCCCGCTGTGCCCGAAGGTGCCTCGGTGCGCGGCACGTACCTGGTGTTCTTCAGGTAGACCACCTTCTCGCCAGGGCGGTACTCGTCCTTCTTGAAGATGTAGGGGCCCGAGCCCGTGGCGTCGTCGATCTGCTTGTCGGCCGGCGTGGCGGCCACGCGCGCCGGCATGATGAACGGCGGGTTCGACGAAGGCTTGCTCAGCGCATCGACCACCATGCCGAAGCTGTCCTTGAACACCAGCCTGAAAGTGTTGGCATCGACCGCCTCGGCCTTGTCGAGCGCGGCGTACATCTTCTGGCCCAGCCCGTCGCGCTGGCCCCACCGCTTGAGCGACGCCAGCACGTCTTCCGAGGTGACCGGCTTGCCGTCATGGAATTCGAGGCTCTTGCGCAGCGTGAAGGTCCAGGTCTTGCCGTCGGCGCCGGTGGTGTACTTGTCGACCATCTGCGGCTTGACCTTGCCCTGCTCGTCCACGCCGAAGAGCGTGTCGTACACGGCATAGCCGTGGTTGCGCGTGATGAACGCGGTGGTCCAGATCGGGTCGAGAATCTTGAGGTCGGATTGCGGCACCAGGCGCAGCACCTTGCCCGCATCCTGCGCGAACGCGCTTGTTGTTGCGAAGGCGGCAGCCAGCATGGCACCCACGACAACGGCTTTCAGGTTTCGTTTCGACAGCATCTTCGGTTCTCCGGTTGAAAAAATCGCGAGGAACGGTGCTTCGATTCAGACGGGCCAGCGCGGCCGCTTCGGAAGCGCCGACGGAAGAGGAAAAAAACGCGCGGTGCGCTCGAACAGAAGTCATGAAGAAGAAGGCTCCGGAAGCGCGCAAAGATCACCCCGCGCATTGCGCGAGATGCCCCTGCTGTCCTTTGGCCTGAGAGATTCACCATGCACGCTCATCGCGCCTGGCTTGCCCCTTCGGCGGCCGCCCTCGGAGTCTTTTTTTTTTCAGAACTCCGGGCAGCGCTCTCCAGCGTTGGTCGAGATATCCAGTCTTGGGACCTGAGCGTTATGGGCTGTCGCCTTCGGTAATGCACTAACTCGAAGCATCGAGCCGGCATTTCTCCTGGATGCTTTCTTCCAAGCAGAATGCGTGCCACTCGGGCAGCACTCGAACGCGGTGCGCTACTGCGGTCCGCCGCAGAAGCTCGCCCTTTCGGTGGTCCTGGCGGTGAAGTGAAGGCGCGTGGTGGTGGTATCGCTCGCGGGCGTGTCCTGCGGCCATTCGCTCTGCAGCCAGGTGTACTGCCAGCTGTAGGCCTCACCGGGTTTTGCGGGCTCGCCGTAGCTGATGCGAAGGCTGCCGCTGCTCTCGTCGTGGCAATGCTTCGACTGCTTGTATTCCTTTTCGCTGAAGCAGGCGCGAATCATCTTCGCGCATGAAAAAGGAATGCCTTCGTACACAGCCCGGGTTGCATCCTCGAGCGGCACGAAGTCGGCCTTGCTGAACGAAGCGCCGCCGCCCGAATACATCTGCGACACCGTCTGGAGCACGGCCGCGGCCCACTGCCCTTCGGCCAGCGGATAGAGCGCCGGCGCAAGCGAAATGCGCGCGTCCGCCATGCCGGGGTCCGCCGCTTTCCTCATCAGCGCGGCTGCATAGCTGCTGAAGTCGTGCAGGCGGTTCAGCTGCCACGTGCCTGTACCCGCGATGCGCTTGATGC
This genomic window from Variovorax paradoxus contains:
- a CDS encoding dipeptide ABC transporter ATP-binding protein, which encodes MTQAPVLSVRDLAIALPRGGDRPHAVDKISFDVPPGKIVCLLGESGSGKSVIANAVMGLLPPSLVPVRGAIELQGENLLAASSSRLRQLRGPSMAMVFQEPMTALNPVMTCGAQVDEMLAQHVQMGSAERRKKILAIMERVRLPEPERIYASYPHQLSGGQRQRIVIAMALILKPVLLICDEPTTALDVTTQAEILRLILELQTENGTAVLFITHDFGVVAEIADEVVVLELGAMIEKGGKMAVLTAPREPYTKMLLDAVPELSPPRRPPVPDTYPLLNAVNICKTYITGNWPGKRRTVNAARNVSLEVRPGETVGIVGESGSGKSTVARCIARLIDPSSGDIFADGRSVAHVRGRALSPFRRTVQVIFQDPYRSLNPRQTVGASIVEGPVNFGMPHEQAWARAEELMRLVRLSPDALRRYPSEFSGGQRQRISIARALACDPKVLIADEAVSALDVSVQAQILRLLDEIQQRLKIGILFITHDLRVASQICDSVLVMSQGEIVERGSVRDVFFAPRHDYTRKLLAAAPGRGFAFARS
- a CDS encoding ABC transporter permease, translating into MTDSLATPMIPVEAIAEPLPPPRRRSLFKRILADWSVRAGGGVLLLLVLMSLAAPWLGTIDPTAIDPGSGNLMPGTRDEFNSLAGDTFEHLFVMGTDSLGRDIWSRTLYGARVSLTVGVAVAVLAVVFGMLIGLLGGYFRRLDSAIMRLMDGVMAIPGILFAISLVALFGGKLLTVVVAIAVPEIPRVARLVRSVVLTVREEPYVEAAIALDTPTWKILVRHILPNAIAPLIIQATYVCASAILVEAILSFLGVGLPADMATWGNIMAEGRAQFNQFPHNVLFPGIFLALTVLAVNILGDGLRDTLDPKFNKRGG
- a CDS encoding ABC transporter permease; this encodes MLIFLARRILSTVPVLVIVALIVFLMLRLAPGDPAAAIVGDSGTSENIAKVRGQLGLNESLPTQFVRWSGQLLQGNLGESYFMKKTVVELIGQRIEPTVSLAAVTLVVTILIAVPLGVVAAWRHGGWLDRMLMGFSVMGFSIPAFVIGYVLIWIFALHLQLLPVQGYSRLSQGPWLWIRHLILPSITLSIIYVALIARVTRAAVAEAMTEDYIRTARAKGISEKRVLMRHALANAAIPIVTVIGIGIALLIGGVVVTETVFAIPGLGQLTVDAVLSRDFPLIQGITLFFSVVYVLINLLIDLSYLVFDPRIRY
- a CDS encoding ABC transporter substrate-binding protein, with amino-acid sequence MLSKRNLKAVVVGAMLAAAFATTSAFAQDAGKVLRLVPQSDLKILDPIWTTAFITRNHGYAVYDTLFGVDEQGKVKPQMVDKYTTGADGKTWTFTLRKSLEFHDGKPVTSEDVLASLKRWGQRDGLGQKMYAALDKAEAVDANTFRLVFKDSFGMVVDALSKPSSNPPFIMPARVAATPADKQIDDATGSGPYIFKKDEYRPGEKVVYLKNTRYVPRTEAPSGTAGGKNVYVDRMEWIILKDAQTQANALANGEVDMIEWLPPEQYTALKNNAAITVDNPIPKGSFALHLNHIIPPFDNPKIAQAAIMAINQEALMRAQMVHKELYNSCASVYPCGTAFSSDKTGYFTGKPQFEKAKALLKEAGYDGKPVVLMYPADFALLNKFPPVMAQLLKQAGFNVDMQSMDWPTLVTRRAKKDPVDKGGWNLFITGWGIADNMNPMFYAPLTGNGEKGWFGWATDDKLEQLKSEFLASADEPRRKELATAIQQRVYDTGIYAPIGEYKPLTAYRKGVVSGVVRSPVNVFWNIKKS